In one Chitinophaga sancti genomic region, the following are encoded:
- a CDS encoding SusC/RagA family TonB-linked outer membrane protein gives MRKIAGMMIVLLLSSLLQSFGQTAPVTGTVLAEDGKTPLIGVTVLNAATKKGAQTDASGRFSIAAEKGQPLVFTYIGYGVVKVNASDAMKITMKPSNGELGEVVVTAMDIKRNARELGYSVQRVGGDEIAATQRENFVNALQGRVAGVTITPTTGQAGAGSSIVLRGFNSLSLSNQPLFVVDGIIVDNQTLNQSSNGGTGIGLVSDMANKNSDYTNRAADINPADIASITVLKGPEATALYGSQASSGAIVITTKRSKGNGLHVSYDNSFRTQKITRYNKVTNAYNSGTDGVYANIFQAGSGTFFGPKYSDTTKLYDNVHNFFRTGFTQSHNLGVDFGVKNSGFRFSASYINQDGVIPNNNYKKLNLRLSNSTKIGKYVEITPSFSIINSVNNKPLRGAGGYLLDLYLWPTDHNIHDWQDSTGGKATLVPSNSPNAEVDNPVFNVQRNLSQDKNNRYIATLGININPFSWLSLAGRFGYDAYHTNGYMLYNPDSYYVTAAQNGSLENYYLKYWSYNHTITATATKTYRKFNGRLMIGTMWQDNETGMYAVRGTNLTDPMGTDSSNTDPSTRTRLLRNAKGEYNMSINRNIAYFGEAAISYNDLAFVSFTQRFETTSIMPAASRNYNYPGISASFIASEVIPGMKESKVLRYWKLRASMASTARLSAPYANQWVFVNNLASGGGYSYGYTNSNPYLLPERQKTFEVGTELRMFDGRINAEVSYYNTLVKDQIAENFRSSYATGFILNTMNAASTRNKGIEAMISASPIRKENFGWDFTLNFNKMYNKVLAIPNTLSEYYIADTWVYANARGGLLRGGATTTITGYHYSRNNKGDILINPLTGLPVIDATFGVIGDRNANFTLGINNTLRYKKWTLSFLWDLKVGGDVFDATDMYLTVQGKGIKTADRETARVIKGVLNDGLQNTEKPTENNIVVLPYRQQGYYTNMPEEEFVQKDVNWFRLRDLTISYNFGKWKKISNIGAFATFNDLVLITNYKGADPVSNGNTSANRGVGGFGFDYGNLPAPVGANFGLRVSF, from the coding sequence ATGCGAAAAATTGCCGGAATGATGATAGTCCTGCTACTATCCTCATTATTACAGTCATTTGGCCAGACGGCACCGGTAACAGGTACCGTATTGGCGGAAGACGGAAAGACCCCATTGATTGGTGTGACTGTACTCAATGCAGCAACCAAAAAGGGCGCACAGACTGATGCCAGCGGTCGTTTCAGCATTGCCGCTGAAAAAGGACAGCCACTCGTCTTTACCTACATCGGCTATGGCGTAGTAAAAGTAAATGCCAGCGATGCGATGAAAATTACGATGAAGCCCAGCAATGGTGAACTCGGCGAGGTCGTAGTCACTGCAATGGACATCAAGCGTAATGCCCGTGAACTCGGTTATTCCGTACAGCGTGTGGGTGGTGATGAAATTGCGGCTACGCAGCGTGAGAACTTCGTCAATGCCTTACAGGGTAGGGTAGCGGGTGTCACTATTACACCTACCACCGGTCAGGCAGGTGCCGGTTCTTCTATCGTACTCAGAGGTTTCAACTCCCTCTCTCTCAGCAACCAGCCGCTCTTTGTGGTAGATGGTATCATCGTTGATAACCAGACACTGAACCAAAGTTCTAACGGAGGCACTGGTATTGGTCTTGTATCCGACATGGCAAACAAAAACAGTGATTACACCAACCGTGCAGCCGACATCAACCCTGCCGATATCGCCAGCATCACCGTACTGAAAGGCCCCGAAGCCACTGCATTATACGGTAGCCAGGCCAGCTCCGGTGCCATCGTGATCACCACCAAAAGAAGTAAAGGTAACGGCCTTCATGTGAGCTATGACAACAGTTTCCGTACACAAAAAATTACCCGCTACAATAAAGTAACCAATGCCTACAACTCAGGCACCGACGGCGTTTATGCAAATATCTTCCAGGCAGGTAGCGGCACCTTCTTCGGTCCTAAATACAGCGATACTACCAAACTGTATGATAACGTGCATAACTTTTTCAGAACCGGTTTTACCCAAAGCCATAACCTCGGCGTTGACTTTGGTGTAAAGAATTCCGGCTTCCGTTTTTCTGCATCTTACATCAACCAGGACGGCGTAATCCCTAACAATAACTATAAGAAACTGAACCTGCGCTTATCCAATTCCACCAAAATCGGGAAGTATGTAGAGATCACTCCCAGCTTCTCTATCATCAACAGTGTGAACAACAAACCGCTGAGAGGCGCAGGTGGATACTTACTTGACTTATATCTCTGGCCTACAGATCATAACATTCATGACTGGCAGGATTCTACAGGTGGCAAGGCCACACTCGTACCTTCCAACTCTCCGAATGCAGAAGTAGATAACCCTGTATTCAATGTACAACGCAACCTGAGCCAGGATAAAAACAATCGTTATATCGCTACCCTCGGTATCAACATCAATCCATTCTCATGGTTGTCACTTGCAGGCCGTTTTGGTTACGATGCCTATCACACAAACGGCTATATGTTGTATAATCCCGATTCCTATTATGTGACTGCCGCGCAGAATGGTTCACTTGAAAATTACTACCTGAAATACTGGAGCTACAACCACACCATCACAGCTACCGCTACTAAAACATACAGGAAGTTCAATGGCCGCCTGATGATCGGTACCATGTGGCAGGATAACGAAACCGGCATGTACGCTGTAAGAGGTACCAACCTCACGGATCCGATGGGAACAGATAGCAGCAATACAGATCCCTCCACCCGTACCCGACTGCTGAGAAATGCAAAGGGCGAATACAACATGAGCATCAACCGGAATATCGCTTATTTCGGCGAAGCTGCTATCAGTTACAATGACCTCGCTTTTGTGAGCTTTACACAGCGCTTCGAAACTACGAGCATTATGCCTGCAGCCTCCCGTAACTATAATTATCCGGGCATCAGCGCCAGCTTTATTGCCAGCGAAGTAATTCCTGGCATGAAAGAAAGCAAGGTGCTCCGCTACTGGAAACTCCGCGCTTCCATGGCAAGTACGGCCCGCCTCTCTGCTCCCTATGCTAACCAGTGGGTCTTTGTAAATAACCTGGCAAGCGGAGGTGGTTATTCTTACGGATATACGAACTCTAACCCCTACCTGTTGCCCGAAAGACAAAAGACCTTCGAAGTAGGTACTGAACTCAGGATGTTCGATGGCAGGATCAATGCAGAAGTATCTTACTACAATACACTGGTGAAAGACCAGATTGCAGAGAACTTTCGTTCCAGCTATGCCACAGGTTTTATCCTGAATACCATGAATGCAGCTTCAACCCGCAATAAAGGTATTGAAGCCATGATCTCTGCTTCACCTATACGCAAAGAGAATTTTGGATGGGATTTCACCCTGAACTTTAACAAGATGTACAATAAGGTACTCGCTATCCCGAACACACTCTCTGAATACTACATTGCTGATACCTGGGTATATGCCAATGCCAGGGGCGGTTTGCTGAGAGGTGGCGCCACCACAACAATCACAGGGTATCATTATTCACGCAACAATAAAGGAGATATCCTTATCAACCCGCTTACCGGCCTGCCTGTGATCGATGCCACTTTTGGAGTGATCGGTGACCGTAATGCCAACTTCACGCTCGGTATCAACAATACCCTGCGCTATAAGAAATGGACCCTGAGTTTCCTCTGGGATCTGAAAGTAGGTGGTGATGTATTTGATGCCACAGATATGTATCTCACCGTACAGGGTAAAGGAATCAAAACTGCAGACAGGGAAACTGCCCGCGTGATCAAAGGTGTACTGAACGACGGATTACAGAATACAGAGAAGCCCACAGAAAACAATATCGTAGTACTCCCTTACCGCCAGCAGGGATATTACACGAATATGCCTGAAGAAGAATTTGTACAGAAAGATGTAAACTGGTTTCGCCTCAGAGACCTGACTATCAGCTACAACTTTGGTAAGTGGAAAAAGATCAGCAATATCGGTGCGTTTGCCACCTTCAATGACCTGGTGCTAATTACCAATTACAAAGGCGCAGACCCTGTGAGCAATGGTAATACTTCTGCTAACAGGGGCGTAGGTGGTTTTGGATTTGACTATGGCAACCTGCCTGCCCCGGTGGGTGCCAACTTTGGTTTAAGGGTTTCATTTTAA
- a CDS encoding SusD/RagB family nutrient-binding outer membrane lipoprotein produces MTRNKLLKYACFGAIICMLGTGCKKLIDDAYANPNADVKQPVETLLPNLISNLVNSYTANGTNYGTVVDNYYIGRYIQYWCANANGNQYDKMGGATGSSDIMGNMWAAHYFGMGQNLNKVIEWGTEEKKWDYVGVAYALRAWGWQSLTDQYGEVILKEAFNSSRDQFDYDSQAEVYDTVRAVAFRALTYLDMTGDHVSAANLAKGDAYLYNGDVNKWKKFVYGVLARSYNHLSNKAAYQPDSVIKYADLAMSSNEDNAVYRVENASTSATKSYFGPFRANIGSLVQGEFIANLESGSNPVFPVADPRAYYLIRENFNGTFKGIRPNYGATGSTGLDTADLPRNYWGGQYSSSKSLNPRYLYADDSPWPVMTATEMQFMKAEAAYRKGDKATALMAYTNAISLSMDMMYNYPTNIPAGKVMTATAKAAYMANTSVIPASAANLTLTQIMLQKYIALYCFGVSETWVDMRRFHYTDIDPATGAQVYAGWTPLAAADLFLNNNQKLVYRCRPRYNSEYLYNIPALTALGALELDYHTKECWFSQQ; encoded by the coding sequence ATGACCAGGAATAAATTGTTAAAATATGCCTGCTTTGGCGCTATCATATGTATGCTGGGTACAGGATGTAAAAAGCTGATCGATGATGCTTATGCCAATCCCAATGCAGATGTGAAACAACCGGTAGAAACTTTATTGCCCAACCTCATCTCTAACCTGGTGAACAGCTATACTGCCAATGGAACCAATTATGGCACCGTGGTAGATAACTATTACATCGGTCGCTATATACAATACTGGTGTGCAAATGCCAATGGCAATCAGTACGACAAAATGGGCGGCGCTACAGGTTCCAGCGACATCATGGGGAACATGTGGGCAGCCCACTATTTTGGAATGGGACAGAACCTGAACAAAGTGATAGAGTGGGGAACGGAAGAAAAGAAATGGGATTATGTAGGTGTCGCCTATGCATTGCGTGCCTGGGGATGGCAGAGCCTTACAGATCAATATGGTGAAGTGATCCTGAAGGAAGCTTTTAACAGCAGCAGGGATCAGTTCGACTACGATTCACAGGCAGAAGTATACGATACCGTGCGTGCTGTTGCTTTCCGGGCGCTGACTTACCTGGACATGACAGGCGATCATGTAAGTGCTGCCAACCTTGCCAAAGGTGATGCATACCTCTACAATGGTGATGTGAATAAGTGGAAGAAATTCGTATACGGTGTACTGGCACGTTCTTACAATCACCTCTCCAATAAAGCTGCCTACCAGCCGGATTCAGTGATCAAATATGCTGATCTGGCCATGAGCAGCAATGAAGACAACGCAGTCTACAGGGTAGAAAATGCATCTACCAGTGCTACTAAAAGCTACTTTGGCCCTTTCCGTGCAAACATTGGTTCACTCGTTCAGGGTGAGTTTATCGCGAACCTGGAAAGTGGTAGCAACCCCGTTTTTCCTGTTGCTGATCCCCGTGCTTACTACCTGATCCGTGAAAACTTTAATGGCACCTTCAAAGGTATCCGCCCTAACTATGGCGCTACCGGTAGCACAGGTTTGGATACCGCTGATCTGCCCCGTAACTATTGGGGTGGTCAGTATAGCTCTTCCAAATCACTGAATCCCCGTTATCTCTATGCAGATGATTCCCCATGGCCGGTGATGACCGCTACTGAGATGCAATTCATGAAAGCAGAAGCTGCCTATCGCAAGGGTGATAAAGCTACTGCATTGATGGCTTATACAAATGCAATTTCTCTCAGTATGGATATGATGTACAACTATCCAACCAACATCCCTGCAGGCAAAGTAATGACCGCTACTGCAAAAGCTGCTTACATGGCAAATACCAGTGTGATACCAGCCAGCGCTGCTAACCTGACCCTCACACAGATCATGTTGCAGAAATACATTGCGCTGTATTGCTTTGGTGTGAGTGAGACCTGGGTTGATATGCGTCGTTTTCACTATACAGACATTGACCCTGCTACAGGTGCCCAGGTATATGCAGGATGGACGCCACTCGCCGCTGCTGATCTGTTCCTGAATAATAACCAGAAACTGGTGTACCGCTGTCGTCCAAGGTATAATTCAGAATACCTGTACAACATTCCTGCACTGACAGCATTGGGTGCTTTGGAACTGGATTATCACACAAAGGAATGCTGGTTTTCACAACAATAA
- a CDS encoding DUF4397 domain-containing protein produces MRRFIFTGIALLMGITACKKEFTVHATEEGTGGKAFLKVVHASTNLDTFNIYVGGTKLNGGAITYNGIYPVSGVNSYLTVDPGKQTVALFKPGVLVGDSVGLQSFSDNFETGKYYTFILTSAGQIFTEDAFPKPDTGVIAVRFIHTVLNDTTGKKVDLYSAKHGVVAAGLSPGELSDYKTVPYSVNIKDTLYVTRSADAATPLSGRAVFATMALTTGNIANLTVQRSYTVIFKGSISVSSGTKARGLIGYVHY; encoded by the coding sequence ATGCGTAGATTCATATTCACAGGTATAGCCTTATTAATGGGGATCACCGCCTGTAAAAAAGAATTCACGGTACATGCTACTGAAGAAGGAACAGGTGGAAAAGCATTTTTAAAAGTAGTACATGCATCAACTAACCTGGATACATTCAATATTTATGTGGGAGGCACAAAGCTGAATGGCGGTGCTATCACCTACAATGGTATCTATCCTGTATCTGGTGTCAATTCTTATCTCACGGTTGATCCGGGCAAACAAACAGTAGCGCTGTTTAAACCAGGGGTGCTGGTAGGTGATTCTGTCGGTCTGCAAAGCTTCAGTGATAATTTTGAAACAGGTAAATACTATACGTTTATCCTTACCAGTGCAGGGCAGATCTTTACAGAAGACGCATTTCCAAAACCAGATACCGGTGTGATAGCAGTTCGCTTTATTCACACGGTATTAAATGATACCACCGGCAAAAAAGTTGACCTGTATTCAGCAAAACATGGGGTCGTAGCAGCCGGCCTGAGCCCTGGTGAGTTGAGTGATTATAAGACGGTTCCTTATAGTGTAAACATAAAGGATACCCTGTATGTAACACGTTCTGCAGATGCTGCTACTCCGTTATCAGGTCGTGCTGTATTTGCTACTATGGCATTGACTACAGGGAATATCGCGAACCTCACGGTGCAGCGTAGTTATACGGTAATTTTCAAAGGAAGTATATCAGTGAGCTCCGGCACCAAAGCCCGGGGTTTAATTGGATATGTGCACTACTAA
- a CDS encoding alpha-keto acid decarboxylase family protein, giving the protein MENTPFTVADYLLTRLKQLDVTEVFQIPGDYVKHFTQALENFPGVNAIGNINELDAGYAADAYGRTRGLAAISLQYGVSTYSALNAIAGAYVERSPIVVISATPGADARQMTKMYDVLFHHSTGNFQADEEIFRHVTVAAETLSTSAGAPEKIDNLLIAALTHQRPVYIACYKEVWGEPCPQPSGTPLQAIVPQSDPLALENAVNTAWAQITAATKPVIFAGVEILRHGLSDLLQQLIDASGFLYTTTTLGKTVLDEKGDKFIGTYADAASIQSVTDVVTAADCFLTLGTIITDDYLWFIENKYADMVLATTEQIRAGYFIYEQVTMKDFMEALLVRFKTTKGYPLSVTAPPQPKFPEPWISNSDPVYDAQPNVITYNRFFQHSMQFLDQQNMLDKIIMTFGVSSSLYVATNAYGLYKNTFLSSAAWQVIGYETGAAAGAQLGSGKRAWTIAGDGGFMMICQSLSTLSRNKLNAVIFVMSNKVYAIEQVYVDMDAFKPGPEHTFDTFDILPEWDYLALAQAFGADGYRVTTLDELNEALHMLKDTTDRPSLVEVVIPQKDLPGQMRRLGLE; this is encoded by the coding sequence ATGGAAAACACACCATTCACCGTTGCTGATTACCTCCTGACGCGCCTCAAACAACTCGATGTCACGGAAGTATTCCAAATCCCCGGCGACTACGTCAAGCACTTCACCCAGGCACTGGAAAATTTCCCGGGTGTCAATGCCATTGGCAACATCAATGAACTGGATGCTGGTTATGCCGCCGATGCCTATGGCCGCACCAGGGGCCTCGCTGCCATATCACTCCAATATGGAGTAAGCACTTACAGTGCCCTCAATGCTATTGCCGGTGCTTATGTAGAACGGAGCCCGATCGTAGTCATCTCTGCTACTCCCGGTGCCGATGCCAGGCAGATGACTAAAATGTACGATGTACTTTTTCATCACTCTACCGGCAACTTCCAGGCAGATGAGGAAATTTTCCGTCATGTCACTGTTGCCGCAGAAACCCTGAGCACATCTGCAGGTGCCCCTGAAAAGATCGACAACCTGCTCATTGCTGCCCTTACCCATCAACGGCCTGTGTACATTGCCTGTTACAAAGAAGTATGGGGAGAACCTTGTCCGCAGCCATCCGGAACACCCCTGCAGGCTATCGTTCCACAAAGCGATCCGCTTGCCCTTGAAAATGCGGTAAACACCGCCTGGGCACAGATCACCGCTGCAACCAAACCCGTGATATTCGCAGGGGTGGAAATCCTGCGGCATGGCCTTTCCGACTTGCTGCAACAGCTCATCGATGCCAGTGGTTTCCTCTACACCACTACAACATTAGGCAAAACAGTGCTGGATGAAAAAGGCGATAAATTCATTGGCACCTATGCTGATGCAGCTTCTATTCAATCAGTCACAGATGTGGTGACCGCTGCTGATTGCTTCCTTACTTTAGGCACGATCATCACTGATGATTACCTCTGGTTTATAGAGAACAAATATGCCGATATGGTATTGGCCACTACAGAACAAATCAGGGCAGGCTATTTCATTTATGAGCAGGTGACCATGAAAGATTTTATGGAAGCGCTGCTGGTCAGATTTAAGACGACCAAGGGCTATCCGTTGTCCGTTACCGCTCCCCCACAACCAAAGTTCCCCGAGCCCTGGATCTCGAATTCAGATCCTGTGTATGATGCGCAACCCAATGTCATTACCTACAATCGTTTCTTCCAGCATTCCATGCAGTTCCTGGATCAGCAGAACATGCTGGACAAGATCATCATGACCTTTGGTGTCAGCTCTTCATTATATGTAGCTACCAACGCCTATGGTTTGTACAAAAACACTTTCCTCAGCTCTGCAGCCTGGCAGGTCATCGGTTATGAAACCGGCGCTGCTGCAGGCGCTCAACTTGGTAGTGGAAAGCGTGCCTGGACGATAGCCGGGGATGGCGGTTTTATGATGATCTGTCAATCGCTGTCCACATTATCAAGAAACAAACTGAATGCAGTCATCTTCGTTATGAGCAACAAGGTATATGCCATCGAACAGGTATACGTAGACATGGACGCCTTCAAACCAGGTCCGGAACATACTTTCGATACCTTCGACATCCTGCCGGAATGGGATTACCTTGCCCTGGCACAGGCATTCGGGGCCGATGGGTATCGGGTTACCACCCTCGATGAACTGAATGAGGCACTGCATATGCTAAAAGATACCACGGACCGCCCCAGTCTTGTAGAAGTGGTCATTCCACAAAAAGACCTTCCGGGTCAGATGCGCAGATTAGGATTAGAATAA
- a CDS encoding flavin monoamine oxidase family protein, protein MSNKTYSIFGAGAAGLYTAWRLLNGTPNDSDTTAKGKQLVSGDILELYDWGQYDFNKDNPGTREAGARVCTWHYQNDKSKSYLEVGGMRYSDWDFSAQGGGHRLVTTVIRDLDLDQYAVPFNESTNPLFYLRTKNMYLDQITSSNPAPYNVDHYGATDSPDTGFNTIENLAVTATSGPSTRAEWCAFYENGRINVDLPESSIFQKGDLLKDIGYWNLMFDQLGAEGYAYTSAGNGYTSNVINWNSAVAFDANNEFTPGTEYKTLTTGYSSMFNALFDDIVKLANEKGVIFNYYPNTRLHSILQIDGQIRYSFATRENPNKKAGTKITQAAWLAMPRYAIDLVAQATRYEDHDGVDVLNDQKVQLYLESAIMQPSYKVGMFFKEPWWANNSDNPPPYPAQINSYEITKGVIESLSMQGFPGAYITAIAMDNDLMEVPYADTTAFIAAVEHCIQNRLTIPEEEMLLKTAERNTIGPSVTDTPIRQVVYFGNNALDQSGDKIYGLLAAYDDEMFTDFWQELEIGPDGTREIPISENYQTLIGPREAPPIMVKMLRAQLAAVHFGPQADYTAVPEPLETRYMDWSLPPFNAGYHAYAAHYNICDVQQKIRKPSQLIPGADANIFIVGEAYSNDQAWVEGAYCTAESVLNDFFGILPLIDPANYPFICPCGSK, encoded by the coding sequence ATGAGCAACAAAACCTACTCGATCTTCGGCGCAGGTGCAGCAGGTCTATACACCGCCTGGCGCTTGCTGAACGGCACCCCTAATGATTCCGACACCACTGCTAAAGGTAAACAACTCGTAAGCGGCGATATCCTTGAACTTTATGACTGGGGGCAATATGACTTCAATAAAGACAATCCTGGAACCCGCGAAGCCGGTGCCAGGGTTTGTACCTGGCACTATCAGAACGACAAAAGCAAATCTTACCTGGAAGTAGGAGGGATGCGTTATTCTGACTGGGATTTTTCTGCACAGGGTGGCGGACACAGGCTGGTGACCACCGTGATCCGCGATCTGGATCTCGATCAGTATGCAGTACCTTTCAATGAGTCTACGAACCCGCTCTTTTACCTGCGTACAAAGAATATGTACCTCGACCAGATCACCTCTTCCAATCCCGCTCCTTACAATGTAGATCATTATGGTGCAACTGATTCTCCTGATACAGGTTTCAATACGATCGAGAACCTGGCTGTAACGGCTACCAGTGGACCTTCTACCAGAGCTGAATGGTGTGCGTTCTATGAGAATGGTCGTATCAATGTAGACCTTCCCGAATCATCCATATTTCAAAAAGGTGATCTCCTGAAAGACATTGGTTACTGGAACCTCATGTTTGATCAGCTGGGAGCAGAGGGCTATGCTTATACATCTGCCGGTAATGGGTATACGTCAAATGTGATCAACTGGAATTCGGCAGTTGCCTTCGACGCCAATAATGAATTTACACCAGGTACGGAATACAAAACCCTCACGACCGGGTATTCTTCCATGTTCAATGCATTGTTTGATGATATCGTTAAACTGGCGAATGAAAAAGGCGTGATCTTTAATTATTACCCCAATACAAGATTGCATTCCATCCTGCAAATTGATGGTCAGATCCGCTATTCATTTGCAACAAGAGAGAATCCGAATAAGAAAGCGGGAACTAAGATCACACAGGCGGCATGGCTGGCGATGCCAAGGTATGCTATTGACCTGGTGGCGCAGGCTACCCGCTATGAAGACCATGATGGAGTGGATGTGCTCAATGATCAGAAAGTGCAGTTGTACCTGGAATCTGCGATTATGCAACCTTCTTACAAGGTGGGTATGTTCTTCAAAGAACCCTGGTGGGCAAATAATTCAGATAATCCACCCCCTTATCCTGCACAGATCAACAGTTATGAAATTACCAAAGGTGTCATAGAATCGCTCTCCATGCAGGGATTCCCGGGTGCTTATATCACGGCCATTGCGATGGACAACGATCTTATGGAAGTGCCTTATGCAGATACAACAGCATTTATTGCTGCAGTGGAACATTGCATCCAGAACAGGCTTACTATTCCTGAAGAGGAAATGCTGTTGAAAACTGCGGAAAGAAACACCATCGGCCCAAGTGTAACTGATACGCCTATCCGGCAGGTGGTTTACTTTGGTAATAATGCACTGGATCAGTCTGGAGATAAAATTTATGGTCTGCTGGCAGCTTATGACGATGAGATGTTCACTGACTTCTGGCAGGAACTGGAGATAGGTCCTGATGGAACCAGAGAGATTCCCATCTCTGAAAATTACCAGACACTGATCGGGCCCCGGGAAGCGCCACCAATAATGGTAAAAATGCTGCGTGCACAACTGGCGGCGGTACATTTCGGTCCACAGGCTGATTATACAGCGGTACCGGAACCTTTGGAAACAAGGTATATGGACTGGTCATTGCCTCCTTTTAATGCCGGCTATCATGCCTATGCTGCGCATTACAACATCTGTGATGTACAGCAAAAGATCAGGAAACCTTCACAGTTGATTCCGGGTGCAGATGCCAATATCTTTATTGTGGGAGAGGCTTATTCAAATGATCAGGCCTGGGTAGAAGGGGCCTACTGTACAGCAGAATCTGTATTGAATGATTTCTTCGGTATACTTCCTTTGATCGATCCGGCGAATTATCCATTTATCTGTCCTTGTGGGAGTAAATAA
- a CDS encoding DMT family transporter: protein MKKPLLQLHLSVFLAGFTGILGKLISLNEGLLVWYRLLFTVISLFIIFSWKGMLSRLSRKQLVPIGLNGVVIAMHWLFFYGSIKYSNVSIGVVCFSLTSLFTAILDPIISRRRFDVRELMLSGITLAGIVMIFHFDSQYHTGIIMGIVSSIFAALFTIVNKKLLVHYDSPSITFYELLVGFVVLSLFMPMYLGVVNQHFLLPSTRDFIYLLILSWACTVCMYMLLMAALKKVSSFTTNLTFNLEPVYSIIIAFILFQENKQLSWAFYAGLGCIILSVFLQMRRITKTI, encoded by the coding sequence ATGAAAAAACCTTTGCTGCAATTACACCTGTCAGTCTTCCTGGCAGGTTTTACGGGCATCCTGGGGAAGCTGATTTCCCTCAATGAAGGATTGCTCGTTTGGTACCGACTATTATTCACTGTCATTTCTCTGTTTATTATATTTAGCTGGAAGGGGATGTTGTCGCGACTATCGCGGAAACAATTAGTTCCTATTGGATTGAATGGGGTGGTGATCGCTATGCACTGGCTGTTCTTTTATGGGAGTATCAAGTACTCGAATGTAAGTATCGGCGTTGTCTGTTTTTCATTGACAAGTTTGTTTACTGCTATCCTGGATCCCATTATCAGCCGCAGGCGATTTGATGTAAGGGAGTTAATGTTGAGCGGCATTACCCTGGCCGGCATCGTGATGATCTTCCATTTTGATTCGCAGTATCATACAGGGATTATTATGGGGATTGTGTCTTCGATCTTTGCTGCATTGTTTACCATCGTGAATAAGAAACTGCTGGTACATTATGATTCTCCTTCTATTACATTTTATGAATTGCTGGTAGGATTTGTGGTGTTGTCACTGTTTATGCCGATGTATTTAGGTGTGGTGAATCAGCATTTTTTACTGCCTTCTACAAGGGATTTTATTTATCTGCTGATATTGAGCTGGGCTTGTACGGTGTGTATGTATATGCTGCTGATGGCGGCACTGAAGAAGGTGAGTTCGTTTACGACGAATTTGACTTTCAATTTAGAACCGGTGTATAGCATTATTATTGCGTTTATTTTGTTCCAGGAGAATAAGCAGTTGAGTTGGGCGTTTTATGCGGGGTTGGGGTGTATTATTCTGTCAGTGTTTTTGCAAATGAGAAGAATTACTAAAACTATATAA
- a CDS encoding polyprenol monophosphomannose synthase, whose translation MEKLVIIPTYNEKDNIRKIIDAVFTLQEDFHILIVDDGSPDGTGNIVKSLQKQHPGELFLSERSGKQGLGTAYIHGFKWALDKGYRYIFEMDADFSHNPKDLPRLYNACAREGGDVAVGSRYVKGGRTENWPWDRAVLSYGASVYVRFVTWMRVKDATAGFVCYKREVLEAINLDAIRFVGYAFQIEMKFTAWKLGFKVKEVPITFIDRKEGYSKMSKGIVKEGILGVLKIQWESLFRKYERRVRKEQLQEQEQ comes from the coding sequence TTGGAAAAGCTTGTCATCATTCCGACCTACAACGAAAAGGATAATATCAGAAAGATCATAGACGCGGTATTCACACTGCAGGAAGACTTTCATATCCTGATCGTTGACGACGGGTCGCCGGATGGAACCGGGAATATAGTAAAGTCCTTGCAGAAGCAACATCCGGGGGAACTCTTCCTTTCGGAAAGAAGCGGAAAGCAGGGGCTGGGTACTGCCTATATTCATGGGTTTAAGTGGGCGCTGGACAAAGGATACCGCTACATCTTTGAGATGGATGCGGACTTTTCTCACAACCCTAAAGACCTCCCAAGGCTTTATAATGCCTGTGCAAGAGAAGGTGGGGATGTAGCCGTAGGCTCCCGCTATGTAAAAGGTGGCAGAACAGAAAACTGGCCATGGGATAGGGCTGTCCTCTCCTACGGTGCCTCTGTATACGTACGTTTCGTAACCTGGATGCGTGTAAAAGATGCAACCGCCGGATTCGTGTGTTATAAGCGGGAAGTGCTGGAAGCCATCAACCTGGATGCAATCCGCTTCGTAGGATATGCATTCCAGATCGAAATGAAGTTCACTGCCTGGAAACTGGGCTTTAAGGTGAAGGAAGTGCCTATCACCTTCATAGATCGTAAAGAAGGGTATTCCAAGATGAGTAAGGGGATTGTGAAAGAAGGGATCCTGGGTGTACTCAAAATACAGTGGGAAAGCCTGTTTAGGAAGTATGAGAGAAGAGTGCGGAAAGAACAGTTACAGGAACAGGAACAATAG